One genomic window of Psychrobacillus sp. INOP01 includes the following:
- a CDS encoding VanW family protein: protein MEQKNSIQFFLLVAGASLFLFVLTFGLYSVANAFTNEGESDGYFDENTWIGPIMVDGLSKSQATQLLTQEISDWSINQHSSLQFIFEESILNGEIIQFLLEESVEQAVSEQHNLLITRINGEEWETAIDNLQLEEYRELIDEKLLQQQILESASNLTIMDEPIHITRYLKSLSDEKMLLTSETIKLDETSFGSFSWIQKHSEVEVKEDQVFSLNELVRSDSEGLYNAQFQNEVSSLLYKVALNSPFSILERHITTNNEFNSEIGYEAFIDKTHDLRVKNEYGYPITIESSLVGNELTISIFSVNTPVFIRSASDEKKNLNQRVIVRPITLDQQERKVPGKNGMEVSVKRNVFLDDSPWKSYDVTMDTYLPVHEVWYKWNDKLLNSSGTSNGTTADFGNENVDSSSTTPPTIVTEDKGYVEVDPELGNGYVGK from the coding sequence ATGGAACAAAAGAATAGTATACAATTCTTCCTTCTTGTTGCCGGAGCTAGCTTATTTTTATTTGTTTTAACCTTTGGACTTTATAGTGTGGCAAATGCTTTCACCAATGAAGGAGAGAGTGATGGTTATTTTGATGAAAATACATGGATCGGTCCCATCATGGTTGATGGTTTATCAAAGAGTCAGGCAACTCAACTTCTCACTCAAGAGATATCTGATTGGTCGATAAATCAACATTCTTCTCTACAATTTATTTTTGAAGAAAGTATTTTAAATGGCGAAATTATACAATTCCTGCTCGAAGAGTCAGTGGAGCAAGCGGTATCAGAACAACATAATTTATTAATCACACGTATTAATGGGGAAGAATGGGAGACTGCAATTGACAATCTCCAATTAGAGGAGTATCGCGAATTAATAGATGAAAAGCTTCTACAACAACAGATTTTAGAATCTGCTTCTAATTTAACAATAATGGATGAGCCTATTCATATAACGAGGTATTTAAAATCACTAAGTGATGAAAAAATGTTACTGACTAGCGAGACTATCAAGTTAGACGAAACTTCTTTTGGATCATTTAGCTGGATACAGAAGCATAGCGAAGTGGAAGTGAAAGAAGACCAAGTATTCTCTTTAAATGAACTAGTGCGATCTGATTCAGAAGGGTTATACAATGCACAATTTCAAAATGAAGTCTCTTCGCTTCTATATAAAGTCGCTTTAAATAGTCCGTTCTCTATATTAGAACGTCACATCACAACGAATAATGAATTTAACAGTGAAATAGGATACGAAGCATTTATAGATAAGACACATGATTTACGTGTTAAAAATGAATATGGTTACCCAATAACAATTGAGTCCAGTCTAGTAGGTAATGAACTTACGATTTCTATTTTTAGCGTAAACACACCGGTCTTCATACGTTCTGCTAGCGATGAAAAGAAAAATCTAAACCAACGAGTGATTGTTCGTCCTATAACTCTAGACCAACAAGAACGTAAAGTTCCTGGGAAAAATGGGATGGAAGTAAGTGTGAAAAGGAATGTATTTCTAGATGACTCACCATGGAAAAGTTACGATGTTACTATGGATACATATTTACCAGTTCACGAAGTTTGGTATAAATGGAACGACAAGTTACTAAATTCATCAGGAACTTCGAATGGAACAACTGCAGATTTCGGAAATGAAAATGTGGACTCTTCTTCAACCACTCCTCCTACAATTGTGACGGAAGATAAAGGATATGTCGAAGTAGATCCTGAACTTGGAAATGGGTATGTGGGGAAATGA
- a CDS encoding type IV pilus twitching motility protein PilT has protein sequence MKEKLHQLLQASFELGTSDLHLTVGMPPMMRLHGELKRFGQDILKPIDTEEMAKVAIVPNLWDTFIEKGDLDFSYSLPGVSRFRVNAYYQRNCVSLAFRVIPKVIPTFEDLNLPTILHDIAKKPQGLVLVTGPTGSGKSTTLASMIQEMNQTVKKHIITLEDPIEYLHSHGTCIINQREVGFDTKTFASGLRASLRQDPDVILVGEMRDLETISTAITAAETGHLVLATLHTTSASMTIDRIIDVFPPNQQPQVRIQLASVLQAVISQRLFQSITGKGRVAAFEILLNVPAVKNLIRNEKIHQIHSVMQSSKSMGMQTMESELERLAKEKLVSNEQLEPYFAEKMV, from the coding sequence ATGAAAGAAAAGCTACATCAGTTGTTACAAGCCTCTTTTGAACTTGGAACCTCTGATTTACATTTAACAGTTGGTATGCCCCCAATGATGCGATTACATGGTGAATTAAAAAGATTTGGACAAGATATATTAAAACCAATAGACACGGAAGAAATGGCCAAAGTAGCTATAGTTCCGAATCTATGGGACACATTTATAGAAAAGGGTGATCTCGATTTCTCATATAGTTTACCTGGAGTTTCTCGATTTCGTGTAAATGCGTACTATCAACGAAATTGTGTGAGTCTTGCCTTCCGTGTAATACCAAAAGTAATTCCAACTTTCGAGGATTTAAATTTGCCAACTATCTTACATGATATTGCAAAGAAACCTCAAGGACTAGTATTAGTAACAGGTCCGACTGGTTCAGGGAAATCTACCACACTTGCATCGATGATTCAAGAAATGAATCAAACTGTCAAAAAACATATTATTACATTAGAAGATCCAATCGAGTATTTACATTCTCATGGCACCTGTATTATCAATCAACGAGAAGTGGGTTTCGATACAAAAACTTTTGCATCTGGATTAAGAGCTTCGCTACGACAAGATCCTGACGTTATACTAGTTGGTGAAATGAGAGATTTAGAAACAATTTCTACAGCAATTACTGCAGCAGAAACTGGCCATCTAGTACTTGCTACATTACATACAACGAGTGCTTCTATGACGATTGATCGAATCATCGATGTTTTTCCGCCCAATCAGCAGCCACAGGTAAGAATTCAATTGGCTTCCGTACTTCAAGCGGTTATTTCACAACGACTTTTCCAATCCATTACTGGTAAAGGTAGAGTAGCTGCATTTGAGATACTTTTAAATGTTCCGGCAGTAAAAAATCTAATAAGAAATGAAAAAATCCATCAAATTCATTCCGTTATGCAGTCAAGCAAATCGATGGGTATGCAAACAATGGAAAGTGAACTAGAACGTCTAGCTAAAGAGAAATTAGTATCAAACGAACAACTAGAACCCTATTTTGCGGAGAAGATGGTATAA
- a CDS encoding type II secretion system protein J, with the protein MKKRLDQQGFTLIELLAALVLFTIFGSVIWGLFFQSLKYNDAEVSKNQLQQETNLILSTIQQMHTSSTITSIESTGSTLLIISDKGEFPFNKDNVLYQINEPINLPNKEFHLVLTLSSTENSSIQLETETTFSKLK; encoded by the coding sequence ATGAAAAAAAGACTGGATCAACAAGGATTCACATTAATAGAATTACTCGCGGCACTTGTATTATTCACAATATTTGGAAGCGTTATTTGGGGACTTTTCTTTCAATCATTAAAATATAACGATGCAGAAGTCTCTAAAAATCAATTACAACAGGAAACAAATTTAATTCTTAGTACAATACAGCAAATGCATACTTCCTCAACAATAACATCAATTGAATCAACTGGTTCTACCTTATTAATAATAAGCGATAAAGGAGAATTCCCTTTTAATAAAGATAATGTACTATATCAAATAAATGAACCAATTAATCTTCCGAATAAAGAGTTTCACCTTGTACTAACGTTATCATCTACTGAAAATTCATCCATTCAACTTGAAACAGAAACTACTTTTAGCAAACTAAAGTAA
- a CDS encoding competence type IV pilus major pilin ComGC, whose amino-acid sequence MKKWLKTIKNEKGLTLIELLAVVVILGIIAAIAVPSISGIIDNTKKDAHVSNALMIISSAKLAEASGAWDTTATSTIKGSDLVAGKYLDSIPKDPDGDVGYSTVIVKKEGIVYSINLVGSKRKLDASETDLSTKGREVVKAK is encoded by the coding sequence ATGAAAAAATGGTTGAAAACGATTAAGAATGAAAAAGGATTAACGCTTATCGAATTATTAGCAGTTGTAGTTATTTTAGGGATTATTGCAGCGATTGCAGTACCGTCAATTTCAGGAATAATTGATAATACAAAAAAAGATGCACATGTATCGAATGCTTTAATGATTATTAGTTCTGCTAAATTAGCAGAGGCGAGTGGTGCTTGGGATACTACTGCAACTTCTACTATAAAGGGAAGTGATTTAGTAGCAGGAAAGTATTTAGATTCTATTCCTAAAGATCCGGATGGGGATGTTGGTTATTCAACTGTTATTGTAAAAAAAGAAGGTATAGTTTATTCAATTAATCTTGTTGGTTCTAAAAGAAAATTAGATGCTTCAGAAACTGACTTAAGCACTAAGGGTAGAGAAGTAGTTAAAGCTAAATAA
- a CDS encoding type II secretion system F family protein, producing the protein MAYFQYNGRDKKGEIVKGIMRAPTADDAKLKLRKKGIAAREISMKTGFLYQDLNLGSGKVPFKDLVIFIRQFSTLIKAGISILDATSILKDQTSQKKLKQVLAEIEEDLREGHPFSVAAEQHPKVFPVLFTNMLKAGEAGGQFDEILDQLAVYYEKQNETKQKVQSAMIYPAVLGIVAVGVVIFMIGFIVPRFAGMFTSFGAELPFITQFLLDLSAIFQTWWWVALILIIGISIAVSVLIKRDPYRYLAHSIILRLPIFGPVIQKSTLARMTRTLSSLYAASVPVTQSLLVVRNVVENAVIEEIIEKASKSVQEGNSLATPMLGHWAIPSFVSQMIVLGEKSGTLDFMLAKVADFYEQEVDTAAERLKSLIEPAMILFLAVVIGGIVAAIMIPMFSIFSEVQ; encoded by the coding sequence ATGGCTTATTTTCAATATAATGGGAGAGATAAAAAAGGAGAAATTGTGAAAGGTATCATGCGTGCTCCAACAGCTGATGATGCAAAATTAAAGCTTCGTAAAAAAGGTATAGCCGCGCGAGAAATTTCGATGAAAACTGGTTTTTTATACCAAGATTTAAATTTAGGAAGTGGAAAAGTTCCCTTCAAGGATTTAGTTATTTTTATTCGTCAGTTTTCGACTCTCATTAAAGCGGGTATATCCATATTAGATGCGACTTCGATTTTAAAGGATCAAACTTCGCAAAAAAAATTGAAGCAAGTTTTGGCTGAAATAGAAGAGGATCTTCGAGAAGGACATCCTTTTTCAGTTGCAGCAGAGCAGCATCCTAAAGTGTTTCCAGTATTATTTACGAATATGCTAAAGGCTGGGGAAGCGGGTGGACAATTTGACGAGATTTTAGATCAGTTAGCAGTCTATTATGAAAAACAAAATGAAACGAAACAAAAAGTGCAGTCTGCGATGATTTATCCGGCAGTACTTGGTATTGTTGCAGTAGGTGTTGTTATTTTCATGATAGGGTTTATCGTTCCTAGATTTGCGGGTATGTTTACATCATTTGGAGCAGAACTGCCATTCATTACACAATTTCTATTGGATTTAAGTGCTATTTTTCAAACTTGGTGGTGGGTAGCTCTAATATTAATAATCGGCATAAGTATAGCAGTAAGTGTACTAATAAAACGTGATCCATATCGATACTTAGCTCACAGTATAATACTTAGACTACCAATTTTTGGTCCCGTTATTCAAAAGTCAACACTTGCTCGAATGACAAGAACTCTAAGCAGTTTATATGCTGCTAGCGTTCCAGTGACTCAATCGTTATTAGTAGTCCGCAATGTGGTGGAAAATGCGGTTATTGAAGAAATTATTGAAAAAGCTAGTAAGAGTGTTCAAGAAGGTAACTCTTTAGCAACTCCTATGCTGGGTCATTGGGCAATTCCTTCATTTGTATCACAAATGATTGTACTTGGTGAAAAATCGGGGACACTCGACTTTATGCTGGCAAAAGTTGCAGATTTTTATGAGCAGGAAGTGGACACTGCTGCTGAGAGATTGAAGTCTCTAATAGAACCTGCGATGATTTTGTTTTTAGCAGTAGTCATTGGAGGAATCGTGGCAGCTATAATGATTCCTATGTTTTCAATCTTTTCAGAAGTTCAGTGA
- a CDS encoding GspE/PulE family protein: MAIRKRLGDLLVEASIISEDQLQMALQKKTPGQRLGDALVERGYLTDRQLIEVLEFQLGIAHVALNLFPIDTKLIQLVGSDYSRQNYALPIEKDEQTIKVAMADPLDYVVIDDIELMTGFTVQPVISSRKDILETIDKLTKEAASIALTENLSQEGANEDEAPAIRLVNQILSRGIQIQASDIHIDAHEDKVLVRYRVDGLLATDRVIQMSQFPSLVARIKIMANLNITESRLPQDGRVRLTQGQQTIDMRISILPTVYGEKMVIRLLDLANAVKPIYQLGFNKRYVQTFIELIEKPTGLVLLTGPTGSGKTTTLYSALQHINQESVNIITIEDPVEYQMEGINQVQVNPHIQLTFASGLRAILRQDPNIVMVGEIRDEETAEITIRAALTGHLVLSTLHTNDAISTIPRLLDMNIEPYLVISALNGAVSQRLVRKICDVCKEEYIPSSIEQELFDKRFIKVEKLFRGRGCKACSETGFKGRLSIHEIFVVDNEIRELLYNNRSMTEVKRTAMKNGMIPLIDDGLLKVKAGYTTVEEVLRVAKVE, from the coding sequence ATGGCTATTCGAAAAAGACTTGGAGATTTGTTAGTTGAGGCAAGTATAATATCAGAAGATCAGCTTCAAATGGCGTTACAAAAAAAGACACCTGGACAGAGACTAGGGGATGCCCTCGTTGAACGTGGCTATTTGACTGATCGCCAACTTATTGAAGTATTGGAATTTCAACTTGGAATTGCTCACGTCGCACTTAATTTATTTCCGATAGATACGAAACTTATCCAATTGGTAGGATCAGATTATTCAAGACAAAATTATGCCCTACCTATTGAAAAAGACGAACAGACGATAAAGGTAGCTATGGCAGACCCACTTGACTATGTTGTAATTGATGATATCGAATTGATGACAGGCTTTACGGTGCAGCCTGTTATTTCTTCCCGGAAAGATATTTTGGAAACGATAGATAAACTAACAAAAGAAGCAGCATCTATAGCATTAACCGAAAATTTGTCACAAGAAGGGGCGAATGAGGATGAAGCCCCTGCAATTCGTCTGGTAAATCAAATATTATCACGTGGGATTCAGATTCAGGCTAGTGATATACATATTGATGCACATGAAGACAAAGTGTTAGTAAGATACCGTGTGGATGGTTTACTTGCGACGGATCGAGTAATACAGATGAGTCAATTTCCATCTTTGGTCGCACGTATAAAAATCATGGCAAATCTAAATATTACCGAATCTCGTTTACCGCAAGATGGGCGGGTTCGGTTAACACAAGGTCAACAAACAATCGATATGCGTATTTCCATATTACCTACAGTTTATGGGGAAAAAATGGTTATTCGATTATTAGATTTAGCTAATGCCGTGAAGCCAATTTATCAACTAGGTTTCAATAAAAGGTATGTACAAACATTTATAGAGTTAATAGAAAAACCAACTGGTCTTGTATTGCTTACGGGTCCGACTGGGTCGGGGAAAACGACGACGCTTTACTCCGCTCTTCAACATATAAATCAAGAATCCGTTAATATTATTACAATTGAAGACCCAGTAGAGTACCAAATGGAGGGGATTAATCAGGTTCAAGTAAATCCTCATATCCAGTTGACGTTCGCAAGTGGTTTACGTGCAATTTTACGCCAAGATCCAAATATTGTTATGGTGGGGGAAATAAGAGATGAGGAAACTGCTGAAATTACCATTCGTGCAGCGTTAACCGGGCATCTCGTGTTAAGTACACTACACACAAATGATGCGATCAGTACTATTCCGAGACTTCTAGATATGAATATTGAGCCCTATCTAGTTATTTCAGCATTAAATGGTGCTGTTTCACAAAGATTAGTACGTAAAATTTGCGACGTTTGTAAAGAAGAATATATTCCTTCTTCAATTGAGCAAGAATTATTTGATAAACGATTTATTAAGGTTGAAAAGCTATTTAGAGGTAGGGGCTGCAAAGCTTGCAGTGAAACTGGTTTTAAAGGTCGATTATCAATTCATGAAATTTTCGTAGTGGACAATGAAATTCGTGAGCTGCTATATAACAATCGTAGTATGACAGAAGTGAAAAGAACTGCAATGAAAAATGGGATGATCCCTTTAATTGATGATGGACTATTGAAGGTGAAAGCGGGTTACACCACAGTTGAAGAAGTACTACGTGTCGCAAAAGTAGAGTAG
- a CDS encoding LysM peptidoglycan-binding domain-containing protein, translating to MIHFQKQHWLTIMIGIFLIFTVGILYYFTSFSTLKVHNFTLEKQLTNVKSDQTTEIDMEKLQQDLSDLVVKVPVEKLVDSIILDLEGAAVGSDSIILNAAFSDVQKEEQPVSPAEDTSITEQPTEEQSYDLDNENGELLPLEEVVVITPDGLEAISISLTVLSKDFDALTKFLENIRKNPRIYVVESFSFQGYEEGEVLPGPQEDQLEYSVVLSTYYAPVITGVANKFGLVIPPISNKNNPIYDVLEERQAPSIEETPLNETETETEVEVEEFTEDVSVQGEPEKPSIKTYKVQPGDTLYSISMKFYRSRTGESIIKKANKLKSDMVIIGETLLIP from the coding sequence ATGATTCATTTTCAGAAGCAACATTGGTTAACGATTATGATAGGAATATTTCTTATATTTACTGTGGGTATTTTATATTATTTCACTTCATTTTCAACTTTGAAAGTGCATAACTTTACTCTAGAAAAACAACTGACAAATGTAAAATCAGATCAAACTACAGAAATCGATATGGAAAAGTTACAGCAAGACTTATCGGACCTAGTTGTAAAGGTACCTGTTGAAAAGCTAGTAGATTCCATTATTCTCGACCTTGAAGGTGCAGCAGTTGGCTCGGATAGTATTATATTGAATGCGGCTTTTTCTGACGTGCAGAAAGAGGAGCAACCAGTTTCACCAGCAGAAGATACTTCAATAACAGAACAGCCAACTGAAGAACAGTCATATGATTTAGATAATGAGAATGGTGAGTTACTCCCACTAGAGGAAGTGGTTGTAATAACTCCTGATGGATTAGAAGCAATTTCTATATCCTTAACGGTATTATCAAAAGACTTCGATGCTTTGACAAAGTTTTTAGAAAATATCCGAAAAAATCCACGCATTTATGTGGTTGAATCTTTTTCATTTCAAGGGTATGAAGAAGGAGAAGTATTACCAGGACCACAGGAAGATCAGCTTGAATACAGTGTAGTACTTTCTACATATTACGCACCTGTAATAACTGGAGTAGCGAATAAATTTGGATTAGTAATTCCCCCTATTTCTAATAAAAATAATCCGATATATGATGTTTTGGAGGAGCGGCAAGCTCCATCAATTGAAGAAACACCATTGAATGAAACAGAGACTGAGACTGAAGTGGAAGTAGAAGAATTTACTGAGGATGTTTCAGTACAAGGGGAACCTGAAAAGCCTTCCATTAAAACATATAAAGTGCAACCAGGAGATACACTCTATTCTATTTCTATGAAATTTTACAGATCGCGCACGGGAGAATCCATTATCAAAAAAGCCAATAAGCTAAAATCTGATATGGTGATTATTGGTGAAACATTATTAATACCATAA
- the pilM gene encoding type IV pilus biogenesis protein PilM → MLTYWKSQPAVFITFTQRYIRILVGGRKNEYIKFIQQVIEEGTFQSGQIVHEERLIQQLSSIVKKHKLQGIPTFFSFSQHDLLLRSTTIPQSVPPSEWKGHLYLELGESFHLPFSDPIIEIVGDNRVTGKDEVIALAVPEKDVTTIERVLMKAKLRPVIIDVPFLSLYRLFAEMNKLEESAHVLLIHLELDVMQLSMFHDHKPVYVRTMGIRPFESFSGYETRTGFQYIQVDGNEMVLEDHLAIIEKEVARLQSFYLYNLRNGKYSIDTICIAGDHPLIPIIASNLQTTELLSVYQMTDDKWATKEGVHIPASFAELVGLSWK, encoded by the coding sequence ATGCTTACATATTGGAAATCACAACCTGCTGTTTTTATTACTTTTACCCAAAGATACATACGTATTTTAGTTGGTGGGCGGAAGAATGAATATATTAAGTTTATACAACAAGTGATTGAAGAGGGGACTTTCCAGTCGGGTCAGATAGTACATGAAGAACGACTTATTCAGCAATTGTCGTCCATTGTCAAAAAACATAAACTACAAGGTATACCAACCTTTTTCTCTTTTTCTCAACATGATTTACTTTTGCGTTCCACTACAATTCCTCAATCCGTTCCTCCGAGTGAATGGAAAGGTCATCTATATTTGGAACTAGGAGAATCTTTTCATCTGCCTTTTTCCGATCCTATTATAGAAATTGTAGGGGATAATCGAGTAACAGGGAAAGACGAAGTTATTGCCCTCGCTGTTCCTGAAAAAGACGTCACTACGATTGAACGGGTACTAATGAAAGCAAAACTTAGACCGGTTATTATTGATGTTCCGTTTTTAAGTTTATATCGTTTATTTGCAGAAATGAACAAGTTAGAAGAATCTGCGCATGTGCTACTAATTCACTTAGAATTAGATGTTATGCAGTTAAGTATGTTTCATGATCATAAACCAGTTTATGTACGAACAATGGGTATTCGACCATTTGAGTCTTTTTCAGGATACGAGACACGCACTGGATTTCAATATATCCAAGTAGATGGAAATGAAATGGTGCTAGAGGATCATCTTGCTATCATAGAGAAAGAAGTTGCTCGTCTGCAATCATTTTATTTATATAATTTACGAAATGGAAAATACTCTATTGATACGATTTGTATTGCAGGGGATCACCCACTGATCCCTATTATTGCTTCTAATCTACAGACGACTGAACTCTTATCTGTGTATCAAATGACGGATGATAAATGGGCGACAAAAGAGGGTGTCCATATTCCCGCTTCTTTTGCAGAGCTTGTTGGACTTTCCTGGAAATAG
- a CDS encoding prepilin-type N-terminal cleavage/methylation domain-containing protein, whose amino-acid sequence MRNKLNNNKGLTLIEVLASIVLLSIVIISFMSLFPQMTLMNHKTEDNLQAANVGKELLVEIKKLTFESIKNGDSLPITNISIDINSNLTIIDGTYKSFKVKISLYANLDISGEIQKLHRIRIEVLDDKSTVLTSTYGYMEHN is encoded by the coding sequence ATGAGAAACAAATTAAATAATAATAAAGGATTAACACTGATTGAAGTTTTAGCCTCTATTGTACTTCTCTCTATCGTAATCATTTCATTTATGTCTTTGTTCCCTCAAATGACTCTAATGAATCATAAAACAGAAGATAATCTTCAAGCAGCAAATGTGGGAAAAGAGTTGCTGGTTGAAATAAAGAAGTTGACCTTTGAATCTATAAAGAATGGGGATAGCTTACCCATCACTAATATTTCGATTGATATAAATTCAAATTTAACAATAATCGACGGAACTTATAAATCTTTTAAAGTCAAGATATCACTATATGCTAACTTAGATATAAGTGGTGAAATTCAAAAACTACATAGAATTAGAATTGAAGTCTTAGATGATAAGTCCACTGTTTTAACATCAACCTATGGTTATATGGAGCATAATTGA
- a CDS encoding PilN domain-containing protein, with product MYIDINLLQKKTRKIEWLAVAIILGITALSTVFFLYYLHHQEKTVEQQLETNLENELLLKQTEQQNIETSLSDKEHLEILVEWAESKPVPTVFLLKHLSQSLPEHGFIKLFTYTTNNSSVSLIGQFESNTEAAHYLTTLKASPYVMEATLTSLATDIDTEVDITAVSDTQQFQPRVEANYEIIIDIESLKQASVEEVPAS from the coding sequence ATGTATATAGATATAAACTTACTTCAGAAGAAAACGAGAAAGATAGAGTGGCTAGCCGTTGCGATTATTCTTGGTATTACTGCTCTGTCTACGGTTTTTTTTCTGTATTACTTACACCACCAAGAGAAGACTGTTGAACAACAGCTAGAAACCAATTTAGAAAATGAATTATTATTGAAGCAAACGGAGCAACAAAATATAGAGACTAGTCTCTCTGATAAAGAGCATTTAGAGATTCTCGTAGAATGGGCGGAGAGTAAACCAGTTCCTACTGTATTTTTGTTAAAACACTTATCACAAAGTCTCCCAGAACACGGGTTTATAAAGCTATTTACTTATACTACTAATAATTCTTCTGTATCACTTATAGGACAATTTGAATCTAATACTGAGGCAGCGCACTATTTAACAACGCTGAAAGCTTCGCCGTATGTTATGGAAGCAACCTTAACATCTCTCGCTACTGATATTGATACTGAGGTAGATATCACAGCTGTTAGTGATACACAACAGTTTCAGCCTCGTGTAGAAGCAAACTATGAAATTATTATAGACATAGAAAGCTTAAAACAAGCATCGGTTGAGGAGGTGCCTGCCTCATGA